The Geobacter sp. sequence GCGGCGCCGAGCCATGCGTCCTATTGACCAAGACAGACCTGGTCGAGCCTGACATAGTAGCCGACCAGCTTTCACGGATTCGTGCCCTCGGCGTCACCGCGCCGGTACTGACCCTGAGTAACGTCACCAGAGAGGGGATCGACGACCTGAAGCAGACATTGGTGCCCGGCAAGACCTATTGCTTTGTCGGCTCGTCGGGAGTCGGCAAGAGCACGATCATCAACGAACTGATCGGCCGGGAGCTGTGCGAAACAAACGACGTCAGCGCCACCGGCGAAGGGCGGCACACCACCGTCCGCCGGGAGCTGATCCTCCTCCAAAGCGGTGCACTGGTCATCGACAACCCCGGCATGCGCGAGTTCGGAATCCTCAATGCGGAAGACGGCATCGACGGCGGCTTCATCGACATTACCGACCTCGCATCCCGCTGCCGCTACCGGGACTGCAGCCATAGCGGCGAACCTGGCTGCGCCGTCCACGCAGCCCTGAGCGCCGGCGAGATCGACCGGGACCACTACGAGAACTATTGCAAGCTTAAGGAAGAGGCTGCATTCTACCAGATGTCCCACGCCGAGAAGAGAAAGAAGGATCGTGACTTCGGCAAGTACATCAAGTCCGTCAAGAAAGGGATGACGCGGGATTGACGGGTGGATGAAATCCTCTTGGAACCTGAATCCGGGGTAAAAGGATGGAGAATCGGGAGTTATGGAATAAGAGAAGTGGATTCTGCTGAGGATAGGCCGCCGGTAACAGAGAGGTTTGGGATTTATCGATTACCGATAGAGGGAGTGAATTACCTATATCGGTAGCTTTTGATAAGTGCAAAATAACGTCAAAATTCCCGGTATAAGGAACAAATCGTGTCCCCTATATGTGAAATTAATTCCTTATACCAGGAGCTGGTTGCCAATATTGGGAACTACTGCTAACTGGTCAATATGTAGTTAAGACGTTACCTGGCTTCTGCATGCAGTTTGAGGCCAAGCGCTGAAATAATTTTGAGAATCGTATCAAATCCTGGAACCCGCTCCCCTGAAAGGGCTTTATAGAGGCTTTCACGAGAAAGACCGGCATCACGAGCCACTTGAGACATCCCCTTGGCACGGGCTATGTCGCCCAGGGCTTTGGCAATGAAAGCGGCATCGCCATTTGCCTCTTCGAAAGATGCTTCAAGATAGGCCGCCATTTCTTCCGGAGTTCTGAGGTGTTCGGCAACATCATATCGGCTGGTTGTTGTTTTGGGCATTTTCAACTCCTATAGATTCTGTGCAAGCTGAATTGCTGATTTAATGTCCTTAGACTGGCTACCTTTATCGCCACCGGCCAAAAGGATGATCAATTCGCTGCCGCGTTGGATAAAATAAACTCGATAACCCGGACCGTAGTTGATTCGCATTTCCGAGACACCCTCCCCGACCGGCTTAACGTCTCCTGCATTCCCGGAGGCAAGTCGTTCAATCCTGACAAGGACACGAGCCTTGGCTTGGATATCGCGTAGGTTGTCAAGCCAGTTGGCAAAATGTTCGGTTTTGCGGATTTCAACCATAGACAAACTGTATCCTGCTGGCTACACCATGTCAAATGAAAAGACAAGAAGAACAGCCCAATCGGCAAGACCAGCCGAAGGCTGGCCAGCCTCAGCCCATAGGCCGAGACCGAATCTACTCACACCCATCTGGAGATTTCCCTAAATGGACATTCCACGGATCTTCACTATCACCGAAAGTGCTCACCGCATCCATAACCCGTTCACACCCGAAAAGCTTGCTACTCTCGGAGCGGCGCTACGTCTGGAATCGGGGACCCGAGTGCTCGACCTCGGCAGCGGTTCGGGGGAGATGCTGTGCACCTGGGCACGCGATTATGGTAGCCGGTGCGGCCACCGCAACGCCTGCTGCCCCCCCTTGCGCTGATCTGCAGCGTCGTGTGCACCCCAAAAGTGGAAAAACTTCCCGCAATGGTTATACTTTTCTCCCAAGGGCAAACCGTTTTTGCCGACTGGTGAGAAATGGCCATGAAACGACGCGTACCATTTCAGCGGCCCAGCGTCTCACCTTCCCTGCCGGCCATCGACACGTCCATTACATGAGATCCGATGAAATGAGAAGGTCCTACGGAGGAGCTGCAAATGTCGTCTGCCATAGAGCATTACACCTGCACGTCAGCAGAAGATATGCTGGAAAAACTGAGGCCCACACATGAACTCTGGCGGGGCACCCGCCAGTTCTGGGTATTCCGGGGGCTCTGGAACGACGATTTTACCCTCATCCCCAGCGCGTTGCGCAGTTCCCCTGCGGCAAAGCTCGGCTATACCTTTGCCCCGAAGAAAGGGGTCCAGCCGACCAACCAGGAGCAAATAGAAGCCGAGTTCCGAAGGCTGCACGAATTTTACTGGTCCATCGACGCCCAGGGGCTTCTTGCGCCTGTGGACAGCAACCTGCTCCGGACACCCAAAGGGTGGCAACAACTCGAAAAGAAGATCACGAGTCAGGGATGGCCGATCGATGAACTGCTGCCACTCCTTGCCCTGGCACAGCATTACGGCGTGCACACGCGTCTGTTGGACTGGAGCGACAAGCCGCTTGTCGCGGCGTATTTCGCGGCAAAGAAGGCTGTCGAGAAGGCCAGCGCACAATTCCTCAGTGTATGGGCCCTGAATCTCGACTGGGTAGCAAACACGGCATTTCCTGGCGGCTTAAACACGTCCGTTTACATAGTCACGGCGCCCCATGCCTCGAATCCCAACCTGCATGCCCAGGGTGGCATCTTTACAACGGAAATGCTTACCAGGACCGCATTCCCCAAACCGGTGAACTGCAAACCGGTGAACATCCTCATTGAAAAGGAATGGAAAGCCCTGCGTTGCGCGGACCCGGTAATGGGGCACTTCAAGCTGCCCAGTTCCGAGGCGAGGAAACTGCTTCGGTTGCTCAACCAGGAAGGGATAAACGCGGCAACAATCTATCCGGGCTACAAGGGGGTCGCTGATTCGCTGATCGAACGGGAACTGTGGGACATCCCCGAGCGGGCGACCTACTGGATGAAATAACCCTCGGACCGAAACACCGGAGCCGACAACACGTCGGATCGACGTTCCCATCGGGATCACATCCCTGCAGTACATACCCACACAAAAAAAGGGGAGGCATGGCCTCCCCTTCATTTCATCACACTACCTTGTCGTTACATCAATGATCGATGGCCTTGGCCATGCCGATGCCGGTGTTCTGGCGGACGTAGATCTCGTCGAACATCTCTTCGGACTTGCGGCTCGGGAACGCCAGGCAGCCGATGATGGCGGCCAGGAAGCCAAGAGGAATGGAGATGATGCCCGGGTTCTTCAACGGGAAGAGCGGTGCATCCAGGCCCAGCATGGATTTGCCGTCCTTGTTCTTCTCGTAGTCGGCCTTGGCTTTTTCCATATCTTTTAGCTGCTTAGCGTTGAGCACAGTCCCTTCAGCTTGTTTTTTCTCCAGGGTAGTGAATATCTTCTGGGCGTCGGCAGCAACCTTCTTCGGATAGGTCATGTTCGGGGAGACCATCACCAGAGCGATAGCGGCCACAGTTCCGACTACCAGGCCGGAGATGACGCCGGCAGTGTTGAACTTGCGCCAGAACAGCGACATGAAGACGACCGGCAGGTTACCGGAGGAGGCAACGGCAAAAGCCAGTGCCACCAGGTGGGCTACGTTGGATTTCTCTGCCGCGATGCCGATCATGATGCCGGCGGCACCGACGAACAGGGAGGTAACGCGGGCAGCCATAACCTGCTCGTGCTGGTCGGCATGGCCGTCCTTGAAAACATTGACATAAACGTCATGGGCAATGGCTGCGGAGGCTGCCAGCACCAGGCCGGAGACCACCGCCAGAATGGTGGCGAAGGCAACAGCGCAGAGGAAGGCGAGGAAGATGTCGCCGATCACCGGGGCGATGTCGCCGCCCATTTTCTGGGCGAGCATCATGGCGGCCATGTTACCACCTTTGCCGATTCCGCTGATCGCCTGCGGGGTTACGTGGATGGCGGCGCCGAAGCCGAGCAGGGTGGTCAGGATATAGAAAGAACCGATGATGAACATGGCGATGATGACCGACTTGCGGGCGGCCTGGGCCGTCGGCACGGTGAAGAAGCGCATCAGGATGTGCGGCATGCCGGCGGTGCCGAGCACCAGGGCCATGCCGAGGGAGATCTGGTCGAGCGGTGCCTTCAGGAAGAGGCCCGGCTCAAGGAAGCGCTGGCCGTAGTCGAAACCGGGCACCGGCAGCGGGTCTTTGAGGACTACCTTCTGTACGTGCTCGATGATGTTCGGGCTGGTGGCGATGTCGGTGAAAAACTGGATCGGGTTAAATCCTGATTTTGCTGCAACCAGAATCGACAGGAGCGCTGCACCGGACATGAGCAGGCCGGCCTTGATGATCTGGACCCAGGTGGTGGCGGTCATGCCGCCGAAGACGACGTAGCCGACCATCAGGATGCCGACGCCGATGATGGCGGTCTTGTAGGGGACACCGATCAGGAGCTGCAT is a genomic window containing:
- the rsgA gene encoding ribosome small subunit-dependent GTPase A, with translation MGMREMGLEKLGWDPWFEALSIREGRPIEMLARVAAVDRDQLVLLNDTGAFRAKLAGSYLYRHRQSEELPCVGDWVCVEKSPDDDFGLIHALLDRRTSLRRKAAGGSTEAQMIAANVDYVIIVQSCHFDFNPNRLERYLVMVRDGGAEPCVLLTKTDLVEPDIVADQLSRIRALGVTAPVLTLSNVTREGIDDLKQTLVPGKTYCFVGSSGVGKSTIINELIGRELCETNDVSATGEGRHTTVRRELILLQSGALVIDNPGMREFGILNAEDGIDGGFIDITDLASRCRYRDCSHSGEPGCAVHAALSAGEIDRDHYENYCKLKEEAAFYQMSHAEKRKKDRDFGKYIKSVKKGMTRD
- a CDS encoding putative addiction module antidote protein: MPKTTTSRYDVAEHLRTPEEMAAYLEASFEEANGDAAFIAKALGDIARAKGMSQVARDAGLSRESLYKALSGERVPGFDTILKIISALGLKLHAEAR
- a CDS encoding type II toxin-antitoxin system RelE/ParE family toxin gives rise to the protein MVEIRKTEHFANWLDNLRDIQAKARVLVRIERLASGNAGDVKPVGEGVSEMRINYGPGYRVYFIQRGSELIILLAGGDKGSQSKDIKSAIQLAQNL
- a CDS encoding FRG domain-containing protein, whose translation is MSSAIEHYTCTSAEDMLEKLRPTHELWRGTRQFWVFRGLWNDDFTLIPSALRSSPAAKLGYTFAPKKGVQPTNQEQIEAEFRRLHEFYWSIDAQGLLAPVDSNLLRTPKGWQQLEKKITSQGWPIDELLPLLALAQHYGVHTRLLDWSDKPLVAAYFAAKKAVEKASAQFLSVWALNLDWVANTAFPGGLNTSVYIVTAPHASNPNLHAQGGIFTTEMLTRTAFPKPVNCKPVNILIEKEWKALRCADPVMGHFKLPSSEARKLLRLLNQEGINAATIYPGYKGVADSLIERELWDIPERATYWMK
- a CDS encoding sodium/solute symporter (Members of the Solute:Sodium Symporter (SSS), TC 2.A.21 as described in tcdb.org, catalyze solute:Na+ symport. Known solutes for members of the family include sugars, amino acids, nucleosides, inositols, vitamins, urea or anions, depending on the system.), encoding MKKLFVALTLALSVGSVAFAEPAKAPDTTNASAVTAPAATTPAAPAAMQQTATPAPAAPVKTEIKANKAITITMFVAIVAITMGVVVWSAKKTKSAADFYAAGGGITGTQNGWAIAGDYMSAASFLGISGLISLYGYDGFMYSVGWLVAYITVLLIIAEPCRNAGKYTLGDILSFRTEPKPVRAVAALSTVVVSTFYLTAQMVGAGKLMQLLIGVPYKTAIIGVGILMVGYVVFGGMTATTWVQIIKAGLLMSGAALLSILVAAKSGFNPIQFFTDIATSPNIIEHVQKVVLKDPLPVPGFDYGQRFLEPGLFLKAPLDQISLGMALVLGTAGMPHILMRFFTVPTAQAARKSVIIAMFIIGSFYILTTLLGFGAAIHVTPQAISGIGKGGNMAAMMLAQKMGGDIAPVIGDIFLAFLCAVAFATILAVVSGLVLAASAAIAHDVYVNVFKDGHADQHEQVMAARVTSLFVGAAGIMIGIAAEKSNVAHLVALAFAVASSGNLPVVFMSLFWRKFNTAGVISGLVVGTVAAIALVMVSPNMTYPKKVAADAQKIFTTLEKKQAEGTVLNAKQLKDMEKAKADYEKNKDGKSMLGLDAPLFPLKNPGIISIPLGFLAAIIGCLAFPSRKSEEMFDEIYVRQNTGIGMAKAIDH